Proteins encoded together in one Chitinophaga sp. LS1 window:
- a CDS encoding SUMF1/EgtB/PvdO family nonheme iron enzyme: MHRLTSVSFLLGASVMLSMTACNKNGGGAFSKKKDKSTATGWNYNDPKMGGFSVAKNKDQQTGPGLVFVQGGTFAMGATEQDVMADWNNIPRRITVSSFYIDESEVANIHYREYLHWLRRMYNESFPAVYRQALPDTLVWRSELAYNEPLVEYYFRHPAYNDYPVVGVNWKQAVDYCKWRSNRVNEKLLIEKGLLSKTDMNNQADDNTFDTKSYTAGLYEGIPGKMTKQTKEQFRNSDGSPRTAQFEDGVMLPNYRLPTEAEWEYAALGYIGQNPGPSKKEGKRGEELIMNKQVYSWGTNNSGLRDIRRGAWQGQFLANFKRGSGDNMGMAGGLNDRASIPGPITAYFPNTFGIYNMSGNVSEWVLDVYRPLNPIDGDDFNYFRGNKFQTTYMNGENEPEKDSLGHLKMRDVTDEESANRLNYQKGDVINYLDGDTLSQVEYGYGVTSLINDKSHVVKGGSWNDRAYWLSPGTRRYMQEDMATNTVGFRCAMDRVGSPEGNKFKTGNLFKKQRQKR, translated from the coding sequence ATGCATAGATTAACCTCTGTCTCATTCCTCTTAGGCGCCAGTGTCATGCTGTCAATGACTGCCTGTAATAAGAATGGCGGCGGGGCCTTCAGTAAAAAGAAGGATAAATCCACCGCTACCGGCTGGAACTATAATGACCCAAAAATGGGTGGTTTCAGTGTGGCAAAAAATAAAGATCAGCAAACTGGCCCTGGTCTTGTATTCGTACAAGGTGGTACCTTTGCCATGGGTGCGACCGAACAGGACGTAATGGCTGACTGGAATAACATTCCACGTCGTATCACTGTATCATCTTTTTATATTGATGAATCAGAGGTAGCCAACATACACTATCGTGAGTATCTGCATTGGTTACGTCGCATGTACAACGAGTCTTTCCCTGCTGTTTATCGTCAGGCACTGCCAGATACCCTGGTATGGCGTAGCGAGCTGGCTTACAACGAGCCGCTGGTAGAGTATTACTTCCGTCACCCGGCCTACAACGATTATCCGGTAGTAGGTGTGAACTGGAAACAAGCTGTTGACTACTGTAAATGGCGTTCTAACCGTGTGAATGAAAAGCTGCTGATCGAAAAAGGACTGCTGTCTAAAACAGATATGAACAATCAGGCCGATGACAATACATTCGATACCAAGTCTTACACGGCTGGTCTGTACGAAGGTATTCCCGGCAAGATGACTAAACAAACCAAAGAACAGTTCAGAAACTCGGATGGTTCTCCGCGTACTGCTCAGTTCGAGGATGGTGTAATGTTACCTAACTACCGTCTCCCAACAGAAGCTGAGTGGGAATATGCGGCACTGGGTTACATTGGCCAGAACCCTGGTCCTTCCAAGAAAGAAGGTAAACGTGGTGAGGAGTTGATCATGAACAAACAGGTGTATTCCTGGGGTACCAACAACAGTGGTTTGAGAGATATCCGCCGTGGTGCATGGCAAGGTCAGTTCCTGGCGAACTTCAAGCGTGGTTCTGGTGATAACATGGGTATGGCCGGTGGTCTGAATGACCGTGCGTCTATTCCTGGTCCGATCACTGCTTACTTCCCGAATACTTTCGGTATCTATAATATGTCTGGTAACGTGAGCGAGTGGGTATTGGACGTTTATCGTCCGCTGAACCCAATCGACGGTGATGACTTCAACTACTTCCGTGGTAACAAGTTCCAGACTACTTATATGAATGGTGAGAATGAGCCTGAAAAGGATAGCCTGGGTCACCTGAAAATGCGTGATGTAACGGATGAGGAAAGTGCTAACCGTCTGAACTACCAGAAAGGTGATGTGATCAACTATCTGGATGGTGATACCCTGTCACAGGTTGAGTATGGTTATGGTGTAACTTCCCTGATCAATGATAAATCTCACGTGGTAAAAGGTGGTAGCTGGAATGACAGAGCTTATTGGTTGTCTCCTGGTACACGTCGTTACATGCAGGAAGATATGGCGACTAATACAGTAGGTTTCCGTTGTGCAATGGACCGTGTAGGTAGCCCTGAGGGTAATAAGTTTAAGACAGGTAACCTGTTTAAGAAACAACGTCAGAAGAGATAG
- a CDS encoding histidine kinase, whose protein sequence is MTSVLTGDKIRQLLIHIAGCVTFLALPIVFSPDANNLYDLLRFPPAMKDFIVYVLLLLFFYFNFFWLIPTFYFRRKYVSFFALAIICFGLIVLLPNALIVGDNVFHQRPQGMPPLPPEFSHFSNRPEPHKHSLLIDMGHQIFLFLAVLFFSLILKIRNRWKQAEQEKLNAELSYLKAQINPHFLFNVLNSIYSLAVVKSDETPTAVVKLSGMMRYVLNDAGHHMVPLSREIDYICDYIELQRIRFGTSLPLAFTVNGAPSGQLIAPLILISFLENAFKYGINASENADIKIDIAIGKQLLKFHVFNKKVAFNDIPAASSGLGIENTRKRLELLYPGRHTLDITDAADHFSVSLSLQLL, encoded by the coding sequence ATGACTTCAGTACTAACAGGCGATAAAATTAGACAGCTATTGATCCACATAGCCGGCTGCGTTACCTTCCTGGCGCTGCCGATTGTTTTTTCTCCTGATGCCAACAATCTATACGACCTGCTGCGGTTTCCGCCAGCTATGAAGGACTTTATCGTATATGTCCTGCTACTGCTATTCTTTTACTTCAATTTCTTCTGGCTCATACCTACTTTTTACTTCCGCAGGAAGTATGTTAGCTTTTTTGCACTGGCTATTATTTGCTTTGGGTTGATTGTATTACTACCCAATGCACTGATAGTGGGTGATAATGTGTTTCATCAACGGCCACAGGGAATGCCTCCTCTCCCGCCTGAATTCAGCCATTTTAGCAACCGTCCTGAGCCGCATAAACATTCCTTATTGATAGACATGGGGCACCAGATCTTCCTTTTTCTGGCCGTCTTATTTTTCTCTCTGATCCTGAAAATCCGTAACCGATGGAAACAGGCAGAACAGGAGAAACTCAATGCGGAACTGTCTTACCTGAAAGCACAGATCAATCCTCATTTCCTTTTCAATGTGCTCAATAGCATCTACTCACTGGCTGTGGTAAAATCTGATGAAACACCGACTGCCGTGGTCAAACTATCCGGCATGATGCGGTATGTGCTTAACGATGCCGGTCATCACATGGTACCTCTTTCAAGAGAGATTGATTATATATGCGACTACATCGAGTTACAGCGTATCCGTTTCGGCACTTCCCTCCCACTTGCATTTACCGTGAATGGTGCACCTTCCGGCCAGCTGATTGCGCCGCTGATACTGATTTCATTTTTGGAAAATGCCTTCAAATATGGCATCAATGCCTCTGAAAATGCGGATATCAAAATCGACATTGCCATCGGGAAGCAACTATTAAAATTTCATGTATTCAACAAAAAAGTTGCTTTCAATGACATCCCTGCTGCCAGCAGCGGACTGGGGATAGAGAATACCAGGAAACGCCTGGAACTCCTGTATCCCGGCAGGCATACACTGGATATTACAGATGCTGCCGATCACTTTTCCGTTTCACTTTCATTGCAACTCTTATGA
- a CDS encoding M23 family metallopeptidase, which produces MIKRILGLCFLLPQLLHAQLPEKNYPRGYFRNPLDIPIQLAGNFGELRPNHFHAGLDIKTQQRENLLVHAAADGYVSRIGVSHTGYGNVVYITHPNGYTTVYGHLNRFFPALEEYVKQQQYSAESWVQDLKIPAGRFPVKKGDLIAWSGNTGGSAGPHVHFEIRSTQTEHGLNPLLFGFDIADATAPVVSRIAIYDMERSIYDQSPIILPVKKVGGEYVTTAPVVKVKAASIGLGLTAVDKMSPTAPNTYGIYQVVLFDEDVPNTSFTIDNIGFDESLYINAHIDYKTKKSGGPWVQLLFTLPGNKLSIYKDMQGDGVLDLSDGKPHPVKLQVKDAYGNTSVVKVTLQQNGESDKESSCANTMYAESRNIFENNQVEFYLDETALYDKICFNYAELDGKSGFSSYRLHTPLVPVHTPFNLRLKPEKPLPANLANKVVMVREGLGETITGTTIDNGWYVGKFREFGTFRLAVDTIAPKITIIGGLKSGAKLSAATKLSFAMSDANGIKSYRAELDGKWLMFSRRSNVLTYNFDNHCPAGNHMLTLTVTDLAGNASVYTFKFTR; this is translated from the coding sequence ATGATCAAACGAATCCTTGGACTTTGTTTCCTCCTGCCGCAGCTGTTACATGCGCAATTACCAGAGAAGAACTATCCTCGTGGGTACTTCCGCAATCCACTGGATATACCTATCCAACTGGCAGGTAATTTTGGCGAGCTCCGCCCTAACCACTTCCACGCGGGGCTTGACATCAAAACCCAGCAAAGGGAAAACCTGCTGGTACATGCCGCTGCAGATGGTTATGTAAGCCGCATAGGCGTATCCCACACCGGGTATGGCAATGTAGTCTATATCACCCACCCCAATGGGTATACTACCGTATATGGTCACCTGAACCGTTTCTTCCCCGCTCTGGAAGAATACGTAAAGCAGCAGCAATATTCCGCAGAAAGCTGGGTACAGGATCTGAAGATCCCCGCTGGCAGGTTTCCTGTAAAGAAAGGGGATTTGATTGCATGGAGTGGTAATACCGGTGGTTCAGCAGGTCCACATGTGCATTTCGAGATCAGAAGCACCCAGACAGAACACGGACTGAATCCGTTATTATTCGGTTTCGACATAGCAGATGCCACCGCGCCTGTCGTATCCCGCATTGCGATTTACGATATGGAACGGAGTATCTATGATCAATCCCCCATTATACTGCCTGTAAAGAAAGTAGGCGGTGAATATGTGACTACCGCCCCGGTGGTAAAAGTAAAAGCCGCCAGCATAGGATTGGGTTTGACTGCGGTAGATAAAATGAGTCCTACAGCGCCAAATACCTATGGTATTTACCAGGTGGTATTATTCGACGAAGATGTACCCAATACCAGCTTCACCATCGATAATATCGGTTTTGACGAGTCACTGTACATCAATGCACATATAGACTACAAAACGAAGAAAAGCGGTGGCCCATGGGTACAGCTGTTATTCACCCTGCCAGGCAATAAACTGAGCATTTACAAGGATATGCAGGGAGATGGTGTACTGGACCTGTCCGATGGCAAGCCACACCCTGTAAAGCTGCAGGTAAAGGATGCCTATGGCAATACCAGTGTAGTAAAAGTAACGCTCCAGCAGAATGGTGAGTCAGATAAGGAATCTTCCTGTGCAAATACCATGTATGCAGAGTCAAGGAATATCTTTGAAAACAACCAGGTGGAATTCTATCTGGATGAAACAGCGCTGTACGACAAGATCTGCTTCAACTATGCAGAACTGGATGGTAAGAGTGGCTTCTCTTCTTACCGCCTGCACACGCCACTGGTGCCTGTACACACACCTTTCAACCTCCGTCTGAAACCAGAAAAACCACTGCCCGCCAACCTGGCGAACAAAGTGGTAATGGTAAGAGAAGGTTTGGGTGAAACCATCACCGGTACGACCATAGATAATGGCTGGTATGTAGGTAAGTTCAGGGAGTTCGGTACCTTCCGTCTGGCAGTAGATACAATTGCACCTAAGATTACGATCATCGGTGGGTTAAAGAGTGGAGCAAAACTGTCCGCAGCAACTAAACTATCTTTTGCTATGAGCGATGCAAATGGTATTAAGAGTTACCGTGCTGAACTGGATGGCAAGTGGCTGATGTTCTCCCGTCGTAGCAATGTGCTGACATATAACTTCGATAATCACTGCCCTGCAGGCAACCATATGCTGACATTAACTGTTACAGATTTGGCCGGTAATGCATCGGTGTATACATTTAAATTTACAAGATGA
- the bcp gene encoding thioredoxin-dependent thiol peroxidase, producing MTHLKEGDKAPIFKGVDQSGNMVSLSDLKGKKVILYFYPKDMTPGCTAQACNLRDNYTALLQKGYAVVGVSTDGEKSHQKFAEKYELPFPLLADEDKKIVEQYGVWGEKKFMGKVYDGTHRTTFLINENGVIDKIISKPDTKNHTEEILEIWK from the coding sequence ATGACACATTTGAAAGAAGGAGATAAAGCCCCCATATTTAAAGGGGTAGACCAGTCAGGGAATATGGTTTCCCTGTCTGACCTGAAAGGAAAGAAAGTAATACTGTATTTCTATCCAAAAGATATGACGCCTGGATGTACGGCACAGGCCTGCAACCTTCGTGATAATTACACAGCTTTATTGCAGAAAGGATATGCAGTGGTCGGTGTAAGTACAGATGGTGAAAAGAGCCATCAGAAATTTGCAGAGAAGTATGAACTGCCGTTTCCTTTATTAGCTGATGAGGATAAGAAGATCGTGGAGCAGTATGGTGTATGGGGGGAAAAGAAGTTTATGGGGAAGGTATATGATGGAACGCATAGGACGACTTTCCTTATTAATGAAAACGGTGTGATTGATAAGATCATTTCCAAACCAGATACAAAGAATCACACAGAAGAAATTCTCGAAATCTGGAAATAA
- a CDS encoding LytR/AlgR family response regulator transcription factor yields the protein MIIQAIAIDDELPALTLISNFCERIDFVRLQHTFNKPEEALQYISQSPVDLLFLDINMPSIPGTDLYKSITQQPMVIFTTAHSEYAVEGFNLNAVDYLLKPFTFERFQQAVQKAQAQLKYQQSLQKNDQQQLVLRVDYGLTRIDLKDILFIEGLDDYLKIHLLNQPALVIRMTMKVMLEKLPAHAFVRVHRSYIVSLSKIDQVRNKTILIGTQEIPIGSSYEANFHTWFK from the coding sequence ATGATCATACAAGCTATTGCCATAGATGATGAATTGCCGGCACTGACCCTGATCTCAAACTTCTGTGAGCGCATCGATTTCGTGCGGCTGCAACACACGTTCAACAAACCGGAAGAAGCCCTGCAATACATCTCTCAATCTCCTGTAGATCTGCTATTTCTTGATATCAACATGCCTTCCATTCCAGGCACTGATCTATATAAATCTATTACCCAGCAACCGATGGTGATCTTCACCACTGCACATAGTGAATATGCTGTAGAGGGATTTAACCTGAATGCAGTGGATTACCTGTTGAAACCCTTTACCTTCGAGCGTTTTCAACAGGCCGTACAAAAAGCACAGGCCCAGCTAAAATACCAGCAAAGTTTACAGAAAAATGATCAGCAACAACTGGTATTACGTGTGGATTATGGGTTAACAAGAATTGACCTGAAGGATATATTGTTTATTGAAGGTTTGGATGACTATCTGAAAATCCATCTCCTCAATCAGCCAGCACTCGTGATCCGCATGACGATGAAAGTAATGCTGGAAAAACTACCTGCACATGCCTTTGTAAGGGTACACCGATCGTACATTGTATCCTTATCAAAAATTGACCAGGTCAGGAATAAAACGATATTG